A genomic region of Camelus ferus isolate YT-003-E chromosome 35, BCGSAC_Cfer_1.0, whole genome shotgun sequence contains the following coding sequences:
- the LOC102523548 gene encoding LOW QUALITY PROTEIN: NEDD4-like E3 ubiquitin-protein ligase WWP1 (The sequence of the model RefSeq protein was modified relative to this genomic sequence to represent the inferred CDS: deleted 1 base in 1 codon; substituted 1 base at 1 genomic stop codon), whose product MESLRNFGQWQSQQSRLQGATQQFKQRCLYSASMLAAETDPYAPLPPGWEKRLDSTDGVYFVNHNMKTTQWEDPRPQGLQNGEPLPGGWAIRYTQEGVRCSVDHNTRTTTFKDPRHGKSSVTKGGPQIAYERSFRWKLAHCRYLCPSNALPSHVKITVSWQMLFEDSFQYITALKPYDLRRRLYVIFQGEEGLDYGGLAKECFFLLSHEVLNPMYCLFEXGKNNYCLQIEPASTINPDHLSYFCFIGCVMALFHGKFIDTEFYNSLIWIRDNNIEECGLELYFSVDVEILGKVTSRDLNLGGSSILVMEENKDEYIGLMTEWRFSQGVQEQTKAFLNSGFNEVIPLQWLQYFDEKELEVMLCGMQEVGLADWQRNTAYRHYTGDSKHIIWFWQFVKETDDDVRMRLLQFVTGTCHLPLGGFSELMGSNGPQKFCIGKVDKDTWLPRSHTCYDRLDLPPYKSYEQLKEKFFFAIEQTEGFGQE is encoded by the exons ATGGAGTCTCTCCGGAACTTCGGGCAGTGGCAGTCCCAGCAGAGCCGGCTGCAGGGAGCCACGCAGCAGTTCAAGCAGCGATGCCTCTACTCGGCTTCAATGTTAGCTGCAGAAACTGACCCATATGCGCCTTTGCCACCAGGCTGGGAAAAAAGACTGGATTCAACAGACGGAGTTTACTTTGTGAATCATAACATGAAAACAACCCAGTGGGAGGATCCCAGGCCTCAAGGCTTACAGAATGGAGAACCCCTGCCGGGAGGCTGGGCAATCAGGTACACCCAGGAAGGCGTGAGGTGCTCTGTTGATCATAACACAAGAACAACAACTTTCAAAGACCCTCGCCATGGGAAGTCGTCTGTAACTAAGGGTGGTCCACAGATTGCTTATGAACGCAGCTTTAGGTGGAAGCTTGCTCACTGCCGTTATCTGTGCCCGTCTAATGCACTGCCCAGCCACGTGAAGATCACTGTGTCCTGGCAAATGTTGTTTGAAGATTCCTTCCAGTATATTACGGCATTAAAACCCTATGACTTGAGGAGGCGATTGTATGTCATATTCCAAGGAGAAGAAGGGCTTGATTATGGTGGTCTAGcaaaagaatgttttttcttactttcacACGAAGTTTTGAACCCCATGTATTGCTTATTTGAGTAAGGCAAGAACAACTATTGTCTACAGATAGAACCAGCATCAACCATTAATCCAGACCATCTTTCCTACTTCTGTTTTATTGGTTGCGTTATGGCACTTTTTCACGGGAAGTTTATTGATACTGAGTTTTATAACTCCCTTATCTGGATAAGAGACAATAACATTGAAGAATGTGGCTTAGAATTGTACTTTTCTGTTGACGTGGAGATTTTGGGAAAAGTCACTTCACGTGACTTGAATTTGGGAGGTTCCAGTATCCTGGTGATGGAGGAGAACAAGGATGAGTACATTGGTTTAATGACGGAGTGGCGTTTTTCTCAAGGAGTACAAGAACAGACCAAAGCTTTCCTCAACAGCGGTTTTAATGAAGTTATTCCCCTTCAGTGGCTGCAGtactttgatgaaaaagaattggAAGTCATGCTGTGTGGCATGCAGGAGGTGGGCCTGGCAGACTGGCAGAGAAACACCGCG TACCGACATTACACAGGAGACAGCAAGCATATCATTTGGTTCTGGCAGTTTGTGAAGGAGACGGACGATGATGTAAGAATGCGGCTCCTGCAGTTTGTCACAGGCACCTGCCATCTGCCGCTGGGAGGATTCTCTGAGCTCATGGGAAGTAACGGGCCTCAAAAATTTTGCATTGGAAAAGTTGACAAAGACACCTGGTTACCAAGAAGCCACACATGTTATGATCGCTTGGATCTACCACCATATAAGAGTTATGAACAACTaaaggaaaaattcttttttgcaATAGAACAGACCGAGGGATTTGGACAAGAATGA